In one Deltaproteobacteria bacterium genomic region, the following are encoded:
- the flgG gene encoding flagellar basal-body rod protein FlgG, with protein MIRALWTASTGMEAQQLNIDLIAHNLANVNTAAFKKARGSYQDLLYQELKSAGTSSSPATQVPTGLEVGLGTRTVATQKLFSQGNLQQTGNPLDLAIEGDGFFQVTLPDGTIAYTRAGQLMVDSTGTLVTADGYTIEPTITFPSDTLTITISADGIVSVTQPGVSVPTELGNIELARFVNPSGLRATGRSLYLPTAASGDPLTGVPGTEGIGTLAQGFVEMSNVDVVEEMVNMITAQRAYEMNSKAIQTSDEMLQTANNLKR; from the coding sequence ATGATAAGGGCATTATGGACGGCGTCGACCGGGATGGAGGCTCAGCAGCTCAATATCGACCTCATAGCGCACAACCTGGCCAACGTCAACACGGCGGCCTTCAAGAAGGCGCGGGGCTCCTACCAGGACCTGCTCTACCAGGAGCTCAAGAGCGCCGGCACGTCGAGCTCTCCGGCGACCCAGGTCCCCACGGGCCTGGAGGTTGGGCTCGGCACAAGGACCGTGGCCACCCAGAAGCTCTTTTCCCAGGGCAACCTCCAGCAGACAGGCAATCCCCTGGACCTGGCCATCGAGGGCGACGGATTCTTCCAGGTCACCCTCCCCGACGGCACCATCGCCTACACGCGGGCCGGTCAGCTCATGGTCGACTCTACGGGCACCCTCGTCACCGCCGACGGCTACACCATAGAGCCGACGATCACCTTCCCGTCGGATACCCTCACCATCACCATAAGCGCCGACGGGATCGTCTCCGTGACTCAACCTGGCGTATCGGTACCCACCGAACTCGGCAACATCGAGCTCGCCAGGTTTGTCAATCCCTCCGGTTTGAGAGCAACCGGAAGGAGCCTCTACCTACCTACCGCTGCGTCCGGGGACCCTCTTACGGGGGTCCCCGGAACAGAGGGGATCGGCACGCTCGCCCAGGGCTTCGTGGAGATGAGCAACGTCGACGTGGTGGAGGAGATGGTCAACATGATAACGGCCCAGCGGGCCTACGAGATGAACTCCAAGGCCATACAGACGAGCGACGAGATGCTCCAGACGGCCAACAACCTCAAGAGGTAA
- the flgF gene encoding flagellar basal-body rod protein FlgF gives MDRSIYVALSGASMLEKRLELIANNLANAATAGFKKQRPLFTVESPDAAGLRSFVTGLSVVNDMSQGPLVKTDNVLDLAIEGDGFFTVETPYGIRYTRQGSFRLDADGRLTTADGHPVLGDKGVIKLTTPGVNIDSAGNVEVDGVVVARLRIGRFDDPGALRKEGGLYSADGTGMEELKAGDGVRVLQGYQEKSNVNVVRQMVAMIEVSRSYETQSKVIEAMDDEARKAVNEVGRTS, from the coding sequence ATGGACAGAAGCATTTATGTGGCCCTCTCGGGGGCGTCGATGCTCGAAAAGAGGCTCGAGCTCATCGCCAACAACCTGGCAAACGCCGCCACCGCGGGCTTCAAGAAGCAGCGTCCCCTCTTCACGGTGGAGAGTCCCGATGCGGCGGGGCTGCGCTCCTTTGTGACGGGCCTGTCCGTGGTGAACGACATGAGCCAGGGCCCCCTGGTGAAGACGGACAACGTCCTGGACCTGGCCATCGAGGGCGACGGCTTCTTCACCGTCGAGACCCCCTACGGCATAAGGTACACGAGGCAGGGCAGCTTCAGGCTCGATGCCGACGGAAGATTGACGACCGCCGACGGCCACCCCGTCCTCGGCGACAAGGGCGTCATAAAATTGACCACGCCGGGCGTCAACATTGACAGTGCGGGCAACGTGGAGGTCGATGGCGTCGTGGTGGCAAGGCTCAGGATAGGCCGTTTCGACGACCCCGGCGCCCTGCGCAAGGAGGGCGGCCTCTACAGCGCCGACGGCACCGGCATGGAGGAGCTCAAGGCCGGTGACGGCGTGCGCGTGCTTCAGGGCTACCAGGAGAAGTCCAACGTCAACGTGGTGCGCCAGATGGTGGCCATGATAGAGGTGTCCCGTTCCTACGAGACGCAGAGCAAGGTCATAGAGGCCATGGACGACGAGGCCCGCAAGGCCGTAAACGAGGTCGGAAGGACCTCTTGA
- a CDS encoding DUF2802 domain-containing protein, which translates to MSSLAIALILVDTAIMAAILFFLLRSGAMSRGSAASRAAGTEELLQRLRKGAEDAERLCALLKKKLKAVEELDAGIRKKQIRLENVINSLEDALAELRDRPPVRPAGREDYREALIMLRAGERPEEVAKRLGLYKGEIELLAALSNLDSR; encoded by the coding sequence ATGTCCTCTCTGGCCATAGCGCTCATCCTCGTCGACACGGCCATCATGGCCGCGATCCTCTTTTTTCTCCTCAGGTCCGGGGCCATGAGCCGCGGCAGCGCAGCGTCTCGGGCGGCCGGCACCGAAGAGCTCCTCCAGAGACTGCGCAAGGGCGCCGAGGACGCCGAGCGCCTCTGCGCGCTCCTCAAAAAGAAGCTCAAGGCCGTGGAGGAACTGGACGCCGGCATCAGAAAAAAGCAGATCCGCCTCGAAAACGTCATAAACTCCCTCGAAGACGCCCTCGCCGAACTGCGCGACCGTCCTCCCGTCCGTCCCGCGGGCAGGGAAGACTACCGGGAGGCCCTCATCATGCTCAGGGCCGGGGAACGCCCCGAAGAGGTGGCGAAGAGGCTGGGCCTCTACAAGGGTGAGATAGAGCTCCTCGCCGCGCTGAGTAACCTCGACTCCCGGTAG